The proteins below come from a single Archangium lipolyticum genomic window:
- the carB gene encoding carbamoyl-phosphate synthase large subunit: MPKRNDIRKVLVIGSGPIVIGQAVEFDYSGTQAIKALREEGVEVVLLNSNPATVMTDPEFAHRTYIEPITVEVAERIIAQERPDSVLPTMGGQTALNLAKALAEEGILEKYGVRLIGASLEAINKAEDRLLFKQAMERIGVALPKSGYATTMEQALALVDEIGFPAIIRPSFTLGGTGGGIAYNREEYEAICRSGLKASPTSTILVEESVLGWKEFELEVVRDTADNVIIVCSIENFDPMGVHTGDSITVAPAQTLTDREYQRLREASMRIIREIGVDTGGSNIQFGVNPRDGRIVVIEMNPRVSRSSALASKATGYPIAKVAAKLALGYTLDELRNDITRDTPASFEPTLDYVVVKVPRFNFEKFPHANRTLTTSMRSVGEVMAIGRTFREAYLKAMRSMESGRTGLEVPELPEDKDERRKVLRDNVRVPRPERPLYVAQALREGMSVEEVHELSSIDPWFLRHLQGLVHEARQIQEFGKLDKVPDEVLRAAKSDGFSDKYLAQLLGCTEGEVRARRHAKGIRPVYKRVDTCAAEFEAYTPYLYSTYEEEDEAPPTQRQKVLILGSGPIRIGQGIEFDYACVHAAFALREAGFETVMVNCNPETVSTDYDTSDRLYFEPLTIEDVLEVSQREKPVGAIVQFGGQTPLRLSVPLEKAGLPILGTSPDAIDRAEDRERFAQLIEKLGLKQPENGVARSHEEAYRVAERIGYPVMVRPSYVLGGRAMEVVYDQQSLERYMREAVSASPEHPVLIDRFLKDATEVDLDLVADKTGAVLVGGVLEHVEEAGVHSGDAACTLPPHSLSPDLVERMKDQAMALAKELGVVGLMNVQFAIQGKAIYVLEVNPRASRTVPFISKATGMPLAKLASLCMVGKTLAELGATQEPEFRHVAVKESVFPFARFAGVDVILGPEMKSTGEVMGIADDYASAFAKSQQAAGVKLPRSGKVFISVKNDDKPAVVDLARRLRALGFKLVTTGGTHQYLQTKGLETEKVLKVTEGRPHIVDKIVDGEIVLVINTTFGKQEIADSFSIRRESLMHSVPYYTTVQAARMAVGALEALLRKEQTVRPLQDYLGTKK; encoded by the coding sequence ATGCCCAAGCGAAACGATATCCGGAAGGTTCTTGTGATTGGCTCGGGCCCGATCGTCATCGGGCAGGCGGTCGAGTTCGACTACTCGGGAACCCAGGCGATCAAGGCCCTGCGGGAAGAGGGAGTCGAAGTCGTCCTCCTCAACAGCAACCCGGCGACGGTCATGACCGATCCGGAGTTCGCTCACCGTACGTACATCGAGCCCATCACGGTCGAGGTGGCCGAGCGCATCATTGCCCAGGAGCGCCCCGACTCCGTCCTGCCCACCATGGGCGGTCAGACGGCCCTCAACCTGGCCAAGGCGCTCGCCGAGGAGGGCATCCTGGAGAAGTACGGGGTGCGTCTCATCGGCGCCTCGCTGGAGGCCATCAACAAGGCCGAGGACCGGCTGCTCTTCAAGCAGGCCATGGAGCGCATCGGCGTGGCGCTGCCCAAGAGCGGCTACGCCACCACCATGGAGCAGGCCCTCGCGCTGGTGGACGAGATCGGCTTCCCCGCCATCATCCGCCCCTCCTTCACCCTGGGTGGCACCGGCGGCGGCATCGCCTACAACCGCGAGGAGTACGAGGCCATCTGCCGCTCCGGCCTCAAGGCCAGCCCCACCTCCACCATCCTCGTCGAGGAGAGCGTGCTCGGCTGGAAGGAGTTCGAGCTGGAAGTGGTCCGCGACACCGCGGACAACGTCATCATCGTCTGCTCCATCGAGAACTTCGATCCCATGGGTGTGCACACGGGTGACTCCATCACCGTGGCGCCGGCCCAGACGCTCACGGACCGCGAGTACCAGCGGCTGCGCGAGGCCTCGATGCGCATCATCCGGGAGATCGGCGTCGACACGGGTGGCTCCAACATCCAGTTCGGCGTCAACCCGCGCGACGGCCGCATCGTGGTCATCGAGATGAACCCGCGCGTGTCGCGCTCCAGCGCGCTGGCCTCGAAGGCCACGGGCTACCCCATCGCCAAGGTGGCCGCCAAGCTGGCGCTCGGCTACACGCTGGACGAGCTGCGCAACGACATCACCCGCGACACTCCGGCGTCCTTCGAGCCCACGCTGGACTACGTGGTGGTGAAGGTCCCCCGCTTCAACTTCGAGAAGTTCCCCCACGCCAACCGCACCCTCACCACCAGCATGCGCTCGGTGGGCGAGGTGATGGCCATCGGCCGCACCTTCCGCGAGGCCTACCTCAAGGCCATGCGCTCCATGGAGTCGGGCCGCACGGGCCTGGAGGTGCCGGAGCTGCCCGAGGACAAGGACGAGCGGCGCAAGGTGCTGCGCGACAACGTGCGCGTGCCCCGGCCCGAGCGGCCCCTGTACGTGGCGCAGGCTCTGCGCGAGGGCATGTCGGTGGAGGAGGTGCACGAGCTGTCCTCCATCGATCCGTGGTTCCTGCGCCACCTCCAGGGGCTGGTGCACGAGGCGCGGCAGATCCAGGAGTTCGGCAAGCTGGACAAGGTGCCGGACGAGGTGCTGCGCGCGGCGAAGTCGGACGGGTTCTCGGACAAGTATCTGGCGCAGCTGCTGGGCTGCACCGAGGGCGAGGTCCGGGCGCGCCGGCACGCGAAGGGCATCCGCCCCGTGTACAAGCGGGTGGACACCTGCGCCGCCGAGTTCGAGGCCTACACGCCCTACCTCTACTCCACCTACGAGGAGGAGGACGAGGCGCCGCCCACCCAGCGCCAGAAGGTGCTCATCCTGGGCAGCGGCCCCATCCGCATCGGCCAGGGCATCGAGTTCGACTACGCCTGCGTGCACGCCGCCTTCGCCCTGCGCGAGGCCGGCTTCGAGACGGTGATGGTCAACTGCAACCCGGAGACGGTGTCCACCGACTACGACACGTCGGACCGCCTGTACTTCGAGCCGCTGACCATCGAGGACGTGTTGGAGGTGTCCCAGCGCGAGAAGCCGGTGGGCGCCATCGTCCAGTTCGGCGGGCAGACGCCGCTGCGCCTGTCCGTGCCGCTGGAGAAGGCGGGGCTGCCGATCCTCGGCACGTCGCCGGACGCCATCGACCGGGCCGAGGACCGCGAGCGCTTCGCGCAGCTCATCGAGAAGCTGGGGCTGAAGCAGCCGGAGAACGGCGTGGCGCGCAGCCACGAGGAGGCCTACCGCGTGGCCGAGCGCATCGGCTACCCGGTGATGGTGCGGCCCTCGTACGTGCTGGGCGGCCGGGCCATGGAAGTGGTGTACGACCAGCAGAGCCTGGAGCGCTACATGCGCGAGGCGGTGAGCGCGTCGCCGGAGCACCCGGTGCTGATCGACCGCTTCCTCAAGGACGCCACCGAGGTGGATCTGGACCTGGTGGCGGACAAGACGGGCGCGGTGCTGGTGGGCGGAGTGCTGGAGCACGTGGAGGAGGCGGGCGTGCACTCGGGTGACGCGGCGTGCACGCTGCCGCCGCACTCGCTGTCGCCGGACCTCGTGGAGCGGATGAAGGATCAGGCCATGGCCCTGGCGAAGGAGCTGGGCGTGGTGGGCCTGATGAACGTGCAGTTCGCCATCCAGGGGAAGGCCATCTACGTGCTGGAGGTGAACCCGCGCGCGAGCCGCACGGTGCCGTTCATCTCGAAGGCGACGGGCATGCCGCTGGCGAAGCTGGCGTCACTCTGCATGGTGGGCAAGACGCTGGCGGAGCTGGGCGCCACGCAGGAGCCCGAGTTCCGGCACGTGGCGGTGAAGGAGTCCGTGTTCCCGTTCGCGCGCTTCGCCGGGGTGGACGTCATCCTCGGACCGGAGATGAAGTCGACGGGCGAGGTGATGGGGATCGCGGACGACTACGCGTCGGCCTTCGCCAAGAGCCAGCAGGCGGCGGGCGTGAAGCTGCCGAGGAGCGGCAAGGTCTTCATCTCGGTGAAGAACGACGACAAGCCGGCGGTGGTGGACCTGGCGCGGCGGCTGCGGGCCCTGGGCTTCAAGCTGGTGACCACGGGCGGCACGCACCAGTACCTCCAGACCAAGGGCCTCGAGACGGAGAAGGTGCTCAAGGTGACCGAGGGCCGTCCGCACATCGTGGACAAGATCGTGGACGGGGAGATCGTGCTCGTCATCAACACGACCTTCGGCAAGCAGGAGATCGCCGACAGCTTCTCCATCCGCCGCGAGTCGCTGATGCACAGCGTGCCGTACTACACGACGGTGCAGGCGGCGCGGATGGCGGTGGGGGCGCTGGAGGCCCTGCTGCGCAAGGAGCAGACGGTGCGTCCGCTCCAGGACTACCTCGGAACGAAGAAGTAG
- a CDS encoding pyridoxal phosphate-dependent aminotransferase, which produces MNLANRLKAIKPSPTLALNAKAKALVAQGVDVVSLAAGEPDFDTPDFIKQAAIEALRQGFTKYTPTSGIQELREAICAKLERDNHLTFAPEQVLVTVGAKQALYNAFQALLNEGDEVIIVAPYWVSYPDMVQLAGGKPVFVETREEDGFAPDPDAIRKALSPRTKALVLNSPSNPSGAVFSKAALEGIAQAVRGHECLILSDDIYEKLLYQGQFLNIGNVAPDLVSRLVVINGMSKAFSMTGWRMGYVAGPKWLISGMQMIQDQSTSNAASFAQKAAVAALRGPQDIFVPMVEEYRGRRDLVVDTLNAIEGVRCRRPEGAFYVLPNVSGLFGRSYKGTPVTGSVQFSEILLNDFRVAAVPGAPFGAEGYIRMSFATSREQLNKGLERFRELAASLR; this is translated from the coding sequence ATGAATCTCGCGAATCGGCTCAAGGCGATCAAACCGTCCCCTACGCTCGCGCTCAACGCGAAGGCGAAGGCGTTGGTGGCTCAGGGTGTGGACGTAGTGAGTCTCGCGGCGGGCGAGCCTGACTTCGACACGCCGGACTTCATCAAGCAGGCGGCCATCGAGGCCCTGCGGCAGGGCTTCACCAAGTACACGCCCACGTCGGGCATCCAGGAGCTGCGCGAGGCCATCTGCGCGAAGCTGGAGCGGGACAACCACCTCACCTTCGCGCCGGAGCAGGTGCTGGTGACGGTGGGCGCCAAGCAGGCCCTGTACAACGCGTTCCAGGCGCTGCTGAACGAGGGCGACGAGGTCATCATCGTCGCGCCGTACTGGGTGAGCTACCCGGACATGGTGCAGCTGGCCGGGGGCAAGCCGGTGTTCGTGGAGACGCGCGAGGAGGACGGCTTCGCGCCGGATCCAGACGCCATCCGTAAGGCGCTCTCGCCGCGCACGAAGGCGCTGGTGCTCAACAGCCCGAGCAATCCCTCGGGGGCGGTGTTCTCGAAGGCCGCGCTGGAGGGCATCGCCCAGGCGGTGCGGGGGCACGAGTGCCTCATCCTGAGCGACGACATCTACGAGAAGCTGCTCTACCAGGGGCAGTTCCTGAACATCGGCAACGTGGCGCCGGACCTGGTGTCGCGGCTGGTCGTCATCAACGGGATGAGCAAGGCCTTCTCGATGACGGGCTGGCGCATGGGGTACGTGGCGGGACCCAAGTGGCTCATCTCGGGCATGCAGATGATCCAGGACCAGTCCACGTCGAACGCGGCGTCCTTCGCGCAGAAGGCGGCGGTGGCGGCGCTCAGGGGACCGCAGGACATCTTCGTGCCCATGGTGGAGGAGTACCGGGGACGGAGGGACCTGGTCGTGGACACGCTGAACGCGATCGAGGGTGTGCGCTGCCGGCGTCCCGAGGGCGCCTTCTACGTGCTGCCCAACGTGAGTGGCCTCTTCGGGCGCTCGTACAAGGGCACGCCGGTGACGGGCTCGGTGCAGTTCTCGGAGATCCTCCTGAACGACTTCCGGGTCGCGGCGGTGCCGGGGGCCCCCTTCGGAGCGGAGGGCTACATCCGCATGAGCTTCGCGACGTCACGCGAGCAGCTCAACAAGGGCCTGGAGCGGTTCCGCGAGCTGGCGGCCTCCTTGCGCTGA
- the coaD gene encoding pantetheine-phosphate adenylyltransferase encodes MRTAIYPGSFDPLTNGHLSIIQRALQMFDRVIVAVAVNPKKVPLFSEEERKELIRQACPDPRVEVDAFHGLLVEYANGRGVNVILRGLRAVSDFEYEFQLANMNRKLAPGIETVFMMTGEDYFYVSSQLVREVASFGGNVEGLVPPNVLKVLRAKYGKQG; translated from the coding sequence ATGCGTACCGCCATCTACCCGGGTTCATTCGATCCGCTCACCAACGGTCACCTGAGCATCATCCAGCGCGCGTTGCAGATGTTCGATCGCGTGATCGTGGCGGTTGCCGTCAACCCGAAGAAGGTGCCGCTCTTCAGTGAGGAGGAGCGCAAGGAGCTCATCCGCCAGGCGTGCCCGGATCCGCGGGTGGAGGTGGACGCCTTCCACGGCCTGCTGGTGGAGTACGCGAACGGGCGCGGGGTGAACGTCATCCTGCGCGGCCTGCGGGCGGTGTCCGACTTCGAGTACGAGTTCCAGCTGGCGAACATGAACCGCAAGCTGGCCCCTGGCATCGAGACCGTCTTCATGATGACGGGCGAGGACTACTTCTACGTGTCGTCGCAGCTCGTCCGGGAGGTTGCTTCGTTCGGTGGCAACGTGGAGGGGCTCGTACCGCCCAACGTGCTCAAGGTGCTGCGGGCGAAGTACGGCAAGCAGGGCTGA
- the rsmD gene encoding 16S rRNA (guanine(966)-N(2))-methyltransferase RsmD, which translates to MRIVAGTAKGRALAGPKTTSKHIRPTADRVRETIFNVLGQWLEQQKVLDLYAGTGALGLESVSRGAPKAVLVDSDREALSLCRTNTDTLGFTSRVEILAQPVERALETLGRRGDRFELVFADPPYAARVVETVLEGVVRAGVLAPGGTVVIEHDKREPAPESHAGFERVDQRRFGDTLVSLFRIP; encoded by the coding sequence ATGCGCATCGTGGCAGGTACGGCGAAGGGCCGGGCGCTGGCGGGCCCCAAGACGACGTCGAAGCACATCCGCCCCACGGCGGACCGGGTGCGGGAGACGATCTTCAACGTGCTCGGACAGTGGTTGGAGCAGCAGAAGGTGCTGGATCTCTACGCGGGGACGGGGGCGCTGGGCCTCGAGTCCGTCTCGCGCGGGGCTCCCAAGGCGGTGTTGGTGGACTCGGACCGGGAGGCGCTGTCGCTCTGCCGGACGAACACGGACACCCTGGGGTTCACCTCCCGGGTGGAGATCCTCGCGCAGCCGGTGGAGCGGGCGCTCGAGACGCTCGGGCGCCGCGGGGATCGCTTCGAGCTCGTCTTCGCGGACCCGCCCTACGCGGCGCGGGTGGTGGAGACGGTGCTGGAGGGAGTGGTCAGGGCCGGAGTGCTGGCTCCCGGGGGGACGGTGGTCATCGAGCACGACAAGCGCGAGCCGGCCCCCGAGTCCCACGCCGGCTTCGAGCGGGTGGATCAGCGGCGGTTCGGGGACACGCTGGTAAGTCTCTTCCGCATTCCTTGA
- a CDS encoding ammonium transporter, protein MMSGGIVGADVAWVLVASALVMLMVPGLALFYGGMVQGKNVLSTLMHSFGALAVVTVVWALWGYSLAFGESQGGLIGGATYLFMKGVGTEAKGSLPHILFFLFQGTFAAITPALISGAYAERLKFSAFLLFTVLWATFVYAPVAHWVWAADGWLLKLGALDFAGGAVVHLTSGVSALVVALVVGRRKGARQPPHNLAFTLLGAGLLWFGWFGFNAGSALAANELAAVAATNTHLAAAAGAVAWGLVDLIRLKKVTALGAASGLVAGLVGITPAAGFVAPMGALAIGLLAGAVCYGGVLLKEHFRYDDALDVVGVHGVGGALGALLTGVFATVAVNPAGADGVLAGGNWALLGKQALSILAVAAFSSLLTFVLLKVVQAVVGLRVDDEAEYEGLDPHVHGERAYHTGMSLGGGHGASAPREAAPAQASASEQKAPLSAEPAMEG, encoded by the coding sequence ATGATGTCAGGCGGAATCGTCGGAGCCGATGTGGCGTGGGTGTTGGTGGCGAGTGCGCTGGTGATGCTGATGGTCCCGGGTCTGGCGCTCTTCTACGGGGGCATGGTGCAGGGCAAGAACGTGCTCTCCACCCTCATGCACAGCTTTGGCGCTCTGGCGGTGGTCACGGTGGTGTGGGCGCTGTGGGGCTACTCGCTCGCCTTCGGGGAGAGCCAGGGAGGCCTCATCGGAGGCGCCACGTACCTGTTCATGAAGGGGGTGGGGACGGAGGCCAAGGGCTCGCTGCCGCACATCCTCTTCTTCCTGTTCCAGGGCACCTTCGCCGCCATCACGCCCGCGCTCATCAGCGGGGCGTACGCCGAGCGGCTCAAGTTCTCCGCCTTCCTCCTCTTCACGGTGCTGTGGGCGACGTTCGTGTACGCGCCCGTGGCGCACTGGGTGTGGGCCGCGGATGGCTGGCTGCTGAAGCTGGGCGCGCTCGACTTCGCCGGTGGCGCCGTGGTGCACCTCACCAGCGGTGTGTCGGCGCTCGTGGTGGCGCTCGTGGTGGGCCGCCGCAAGGGCGCCCGTCAGCCCCCGCATAACCTCGCCTTCACCCTGCTGGGCGCGGGGCTCCTCTGGTTCGGCTGGTTCGGCTTCAACGCGGGCAGCGCGCTCGCGGCCAACGAGCTGGCCGCCGTCGCCGCGACCAACACCCACCTGGCGGCCGCCGCCGGCGCGGTGGCGTGGGGCCTCGTGGACCTGATCCGTCTGAAGAAGGTGACCGCGCTGGGTGCCGCCAGTGGTCTCGTCGCGGGTCTGGTGGGCATCACCCCGGCCGCCGGCTTCGTCGCGCCCATGGGCGCGCTGGCCATCGGCCTGCTGGCCGGCGCGGTCTGCTACGGCGGCGTCCTCCTCAAGGAGCACTTCCGCTACGACGATGCGCTGGATGTCGTGGGTGTTCATGGCGTGGGCGGTGCGCTCGGCGCCCTGCTCACCGGTGTGTTCGCCACCGTGGCCGTCAATCCGGCGGGAGCCGATGGGGTCCTCGCTGGTGGCAACTGGGCGCTGCTCGGCAAGCAGGCCCTGAGCATCCTGGCCGTGGCCGCCTTCTCCTCCCTCCTCACCTTCGTGCTCCTCAAGGTGGTGCAGGCGGTGGTGGGTCTGCGCGTCGATGACGAGGCCGAGTACGAGGGGCTGGATCCCCACGTCCATGGCGAGCGCGCCTACCACACCGGCATGTCGCTGGGTGGCGGCCACGGCGCGTCGGCGCCTCGCGAGGCCGCTCCCGCGCAGGCCAGCGCCTCCGAGCAGAAGGCGCCCCTCAGCGCCGAGCCCGCGATGGAGGGGTGA
- a CDS encoding right-handed parallel beta-helix repeat-containing protein: MSTKGSDGAKGTLEAPLRTIGRAAALANPGEVIRVLPGVYPEELVLESKGSGVAPITLRGEGSSRPTLVPKDRVRSAVIRIRGRWNLDNLQVDVGGAPMFAVIFDSGASQSVLSGSELKSGTTSAGVLVDGPRDITIQSNTIHHFIKSGDDSHGVVVVGPSRNITLRDNDIHHNSGDSIQCQAGAAPAELVLIEGNTLHDEGENGVDIKQCHGVTVRDNVLWGFPNTAIRPGGSSAGEAVLVQQLARDILVQGNSISRSGRGVSVLGGSSPPENVSVLDNHLQEIRNVPEGNGQGIRIESARTARVEGNLIEGTASYGLMLAADGKVITGLVVRNNTVRSGSQRLLLRLGDVPFRPGLLMEENLYAADGILKADAVTARLDGDLARFLGDFPGDLLTLSSPEKLEVWQQVIGVDQGSGLLE; the protein is encoded by the coding sequence GTGAGCACGAAGGGGTCCGATGGGGCGAAGGGCACGCTCGAGGCCCCGCTTCGCACCATCGGCCGGGCGGCGGCGCTCGCGAACCCGGGAGAGGTCATCCGGGTGCTCCCGGGGGTGTACCCGGAGGAGCTCGTTCTCGAGTCCAAGGGCTCGGGCGTCGCCCCCATCACCTTGCGCGGAGAGGGCTCGTCCCGTCCCACCCTCGTCCCGAAAGACAGGGTCCGGAGCGCGGTCATCCGCATCCGGGGGCGTTGGAACCTGGACAACCTGCAGGTCGACGTCGGGGGTGCTCCGATGTTCGCCGTCATCTTCGACAGCGGTGCCAGTCAGTCCGTCCTGTCCGGGAGCGAGCTGAAGAGCGGCACGACCAGCGCGGGCGTGCTCGTGGATGGCCCGCGGGACATCACCATCCAGAGCAACACCATCCACCACTTCATCAAGTCCGGGGATGACTCCCATGGCGTGGTGGTGGTGGGCCCGTCACGGAACATCACCCTCCGGGACAACGACATCCATCACAACTCGGGAGACTCCATCCAATGCCAGGCGGGTGCGGCTCCCGCCGAGCTCGTGCTCATCGAGGGCAACACGCTGCACGACGAGGGCGAGAACGGAGTGGACATCAAGCAGTGCCATGGCGTCACCGTGCGCGACAACGTCCTCTGGGGTTTCCCCAATACCGCCATCCGCCCGGGCGGCTCTTCCGCGGGTGAGGCGGTGCTCGTCCAGCAGCTCGCCCGTGACATCCTCGTCCAGGGCAATTCCATCTCGCGCTCGGGCCGCGGTGTCTCCGTGCTGGGTGGCAGCTCGCCCCCCGAGAACGTGTCGGTGCTGGACAATCACCTCCAGGAGATCCGCAACGTCCCCGAGGGCAATGGGCAGGGCATCCGCATCGAGAGCGCCAGGACCGCCAGGGTGGAGGGCAACCTCATCGAGGGCACGGCCAGCTACGGGCTGATGCTGGCCGCCGATGGCAAGGTGATCACCGGGCTCGTCGTCAGGAACAACACCGTGCGGAGCGGCTCGCAACGGCTGTTGCTCCGGTTGGGGGATGTGCCCTTCCGCCCGGGGCTCCTCATGGAGGAGAACCTCTATGCCGCCGATGGCATCCTGAAGGCCGATGCCGTGACGGCTCGGCTCGACGGAGACCTCGCGCGTTTCCTGGGAGACTTCCCCGGAGACCTGCTCACGCTCTCCTCGCCGGAGAAGCTCGAGGTGTGGCAGCAGGTGATCGGCGTGGATCAGGGCTCCGGCTTGTTGGAGTGA
- a CDS encoding ceramidase, whose protein sequence is MGFWGPATSTVDWCETNYEHLHYVCELFNSVSSLAMVLAGVLGIALHHRVLERRFMLAFAMVSVVGLGSIAFHATLLFQYQMLDELPMLYLALVMVYILVENRPERRFGLGFPLALLGYAVLSTYLSAFTRGRFQFFAFQVSFASLEFYALARVYLIHRRSQDVAARRVFQLGIGAYALAIVLWLSDIQFCPTLNETLPAHGVPNPQFHAWWHVLVSCGFYALLMVIAHDRLKTLGQAPRLRLAAGVVPLVRSSTGPTV, encoded by the coding sequence ATGGGCTTCTGGGGACCGGCCACATCGACGGTGGATTGGTGCGAGACGAACTACGAGCACCTCCACTACGTCTGCGAGCTGTTCAACTCGGTCTCCAGCCTGGCCATGGTGCTCGCGGGCGTCCTCGGCATCGCGCTCCATCACCGCGTGCTGGAGCGCCGGTTCATGCTCGCGTTCGCGATGGTGTCGGTGGTGGGGCTCGGGAGCATCGCGTTCCACGCGACGCTCCTCTTCCAGTACCAGATGCTGGACGAGCTCCCGATGCTCTACCTCGCCCTCGTCATGGTCTACATCCTGGTGGAGAACCGCCCCGAGCGGCGCTTCGGGCTGGGGTTCCCCCTCGCGCTGCTCGGCTACGCGGTGCTCTCGACGTACCTCTCGGCCTTCACCCGGGGGCGCTTCCAGTTCTTCGCCTTCCAGGTGAGCTTCGCGTCACTCGAGTTCTACGCGCTCGCGCGCGTCTACCTCATCCACCGCCGGAGTCAGGACGTGGCGGCGAGGCGGGTCTTCCAGCTCGGCATCGGCGCCTATGCGCTCGCCATCGTCCTCTGGCTGAGTGACATCCAGTTCTGCCCCACGCTCAACGAGACGCTCCCCGCGCATGGCGTCCCCAACCCGCAGTTCCACGCGTGGTGGCATGTGCTGGTGTCCTGTGGGTTCTACGCGCTCCTGATGGTCATCGCCCATGACCGGTTGAAGACACTCGGGCAGGCACCGCGGCTGCGCCTCGCGGCGGGAGTGGTTCCTCTCGTGCGGAGCTCCACGGGCCCGACCGTGTGA